From the Daphnia magna isolate NIES linkage group LG3, ASM2063170v1.1, whole genome shotgun sequence genome, one window contains:
- the LOC116918140 gene encoding LOW QUALITY PROTEIN: RCC1 and BTB domain-containing protein 1 (The sequence of the model RefSeq protein was modified relative to this genomic sequence to represent the inferred CDS: deleted 1 base in 1 codon), with translation MDLTKWTVLSLIDSKFLRNLKLAVIFGNLGSEVIMVTLDDDVYAMGCNSSGCLGLGDTASALQPRKIESLSKKKIKGLAYGSGLHLLAFSDSGELYTWGYNTYSQLGNGNTNHTLIPSLVGGVLAGKTVIQVGCGNHHCLALTSEGEVYAWGQNNGGQCGSGTTTGQSVPRRVTSGIGGHKVVAIACGQLTSMALLHDGELYGWGYNGNGELGIGNNNNQHNPVRVSNLHKAFVTQIVCGFAHCLALTDQGELYAWGANSYGQLGTGYKTHHLSPVLVAPELGKVVEIAACHLSHISAAMLHDGKIFMWGHCRGHSIFSPSLTPYTHLDEVFACYSTPAVTWRTLQFRARQDTPLAETLRLAFNDESTGDICFKVGGNSIWVHKAILKIRCQYYRAMFQHPWAEADQETVEIEQFSYPVYYCFLKYLYTDEVDLPVDEALGLLDLANAYCETELKSRCQHLIRQSVNIENVAVLFETSLKYEAQDLEEYCLRFAVHHLTAVVQTETFLKLEEATTKQFIVRVGRMGAFRY, from the exons ATGGATCTCACTAAGTGGACTGTGTTAAGTCTAATAGACAGCAAATTCCTCCGAAATTTAAAACTGGCTGTCATATTTG ggaATTTGGGTAGTGAAGTCATTATGGTGACACTTGATGATGATGTTTATGCCATGGGATGCAATTCATCAGGTTGTCTGGGTCTTGGTGACACTGCAAGTGCCTTGCAACCCAGAAAAATTGAGAGtttaagtaagaaaaaaatcaaag GATTGGCATATGGATCAGGTCTTCATCTGTTGGCGTTCTCTGATTCTGGGGAGCTTTACACTTGGGGTTATAATACCTACTCTCAGCTTGGAAATGGAAATACTAATCACACTTTAATACCATCACTGGTTGGTGGAGTTCTAGCAGGGAAAACTGTGATTCAA GTTGGGTGTGGGAATCACCACTGCTTGGCATTAACGAGTGAAGGTGAAGTTTACGCCTGGGGTCAGAATAATGGGGGCCAATGTGGATCAGGAACCACTACGGGGCAAAGCGTCCCTCGCAGAGTAACATCCGGAATTGGAGGGCATAAAGTGGTGGCAATAGCGTGTGGCCAACTTACATCTATGGCTCTACTGCATGACGGCGAA CTCTATGGATGGGGGTATAATGGGAACGGTGAACTTGGAATCGGAAATAATAACAACCAGCATAATCCTGTTCGCGTGAGCAATCTTCATAAAGCCTTCGTTACTCAG ATTGTTTGCGGATTTGCTCATTGCCTTGCCCTGACCGATCAAGGGGAACTGTACGCGTGGGGAGCTAATTCGTATGGCCAGCTAGGCACCGGGTACAAAACGCATCATCTTTCGCCTGTGCTAGTTGCT CCTGAACTCGGAAA AGTAGTAGAAATTGCAGCATGCCATCTCTCCCACATTTCGGCTGCCATGCTTCACGACGGCAAAATCTTCATGTGGGGGCATTGCCGAGGTCACAGCATCTTTTCGCCATCGCTAACGCCCTACACGCATCTCGATGAAGTCTTTGCATGCTATAGTACTCCGGCAGTAACCTGGAGAACATTGCAGTTTCGTGCGCGGCAAGATACTCCTTTAGCTGAAACGCTTAGATTAGCCTTTAACGATGAG AGCACGGGAGATATATGCTTTAAAGTAGGCGGGAATTCCATTTGGGTGCATAAAGCTATTCTGAAAATTCGCTGTCAATACTATCGTGCCATGTTCCAGCACCCGTGGGCTGAGGCAGATCAAGA GACAGTGGAAATAGAGCAGTTTTCCTATCCAGTATACTACTGTTTCCTTAAATATTTATATACCGATGAAGTGGACCTTCCTGTGGATGAAGCGCTAg GATTATTGGATTTAGCGAATGCCTACTGCGAAACAGAATTAAAATCCCGCTGCCAGCACTTAATCCGTCAAAGCGTCAACATCGAGAACGTAGCGGTTTTATTTGAAACTAGTTTGAAGTATGAAGCACAG GACCTTGAAGAATATTGTTTACGATTCGCCGTTCATCATCTAACGGCTGTCGTCCAAACTGAAACGTTCTTAAAATTAGAAGAAGCCACGACGAAACAATTCATCGTCCGCGTCGGTCGTATGGGGGCTTTTCGCTACTAA